Proteins found in one Labeo rohita strain BAU-BD-2019 chromosome 11, IGBB_LRoh.1.0, whole genome shotgun sequence genomic segment:
- the myom2a gene encoding myomesin-2 isoform X3 gives MAEQAYTVPAFRERAPEGMQEYQRMAAHFGRDLVQLQQELHRMKVATKEQVENIEITREVKGMMPLRKDYPVEFPKAPDFLVSLRSHTVWEKTPVKLFCTVSGQPNPIVKWYRNNVPIEPLSAPGKYKIENKYGVHSLIISRCAVTDSGVYSAVATNSHGKATSKATVCVRRPLGGGELSHLPGLVPLGGIHPSKLEVTMLASFGVTFGTEGESVSLVANMVVVPDLPNLPPEAMWYRDDTLLIPSRWAEMSIGGGVAKLTLPHLNKDDEGLYTLRIWTKDGTAEHSAYLFVKDATPTVAGAPGAPMDVTVTDVNADYVLVSWKPPNTTHEAPITGYFVDRRKSGTKDWVQCNDSPVKVCKLPVHGLTEGASYHFRVRAVNKDGISLPSRMSSGVIPGEVESDVQVIKIEGKYDIAIRQEDLQGVYVTIPDPPTNVHATEINKTYIVLSWTPPSPRGRAPVWYLIEKCVGDSHIWQRVNTAVQLRSPRYPVYDMEDKKSYRFRVITVNKYGSSEPSEPTAPIEKVDPYGVVSNIGVPSAPGQVIASRNTKTSAFVQWEAPKHATNLMGYYVDASLVGSKKWFPCNHRPYKHTRFVVHGLVPGDTYVFRVQAVNAYGLSEESQESAPLFIDAALFGAVEYATPSAPYGISLLNCNGSSMTLAWKRPKNTGGSKITSYYLDKREAGKVDWKEVSPNPAAHRTFTVENLTAGVFYEFKVQAANLAGVGLPSEPSRAFACEAWTMAEPGPAYDISFWEVRDTSILVQWKAPVYAGDAPITGYFLDMAKKGSSDFVAVNAEPIARCYLKVAGLETGASYVFRVRAVNVKGVGKASDVSDPVCAKALPGTKEIVCGVDEETGDIFLNFEACEVSETSKFTWSKSYKEITESNRVSITSSGRHSKLTFVNAEKEDLGIYSVAVSDTDGVSSSYSVNEEELKKMLELSYNIKHPIVPLKTELNYEILEKGHVRFWVQALKLSSSVNYRFVVNDKAITSSEGYKISHDAATGIIQMTIEHFTRANEGTYTVQIQDGKAKSQSSLVLVGDAFKVALKEADFQRKEHIRKQGPHFSEYLSFHVTDDCTVMLVCKLANVKKETTFTWFKEDEEITVDVAPNPMSGSCSLPIPMFSRKDQGVYKAVLGDDRGKDTSVYDISGKVFEDIINAIASIAGSSASDLVLQCTPEGIRLQCYMKYYTEEMKTSWFHRESKISSSEKMRIGGTSEMAWMQICEPTDKEKGHYTIEIHDGKKSHSRTFDLSGQAYTDAYAEFQRLKAAAFAEKNRGRVLGGLPDVVTIMEKKSLSLTCTVWGDPNPEVTWFKNEQEVVSDDRYKITFEGGKFASLTIKNVYVEDSGKYSINVRNKYGGEFVEITVSVYKQGEEIPEPKLGQMAKPVVTPKPATPAPQPAKTPTPQTPTPSVKSPTPTPPSSVKSPTPTPAPKSPTPPRSMRSPTPPRSMRSPTPTKK, from the exons GTATAGGAATAATGTTCCCATTGAACCCTTGAGTGCTCCTGGAAAGTACAAAATTGAGAACAAGTATGGTGTTCACAGTCTGATTATTAGCAG ATGTGCTGTTACTGATTCTGGAGTGTACAGTGCTGTGGCAACCAATTCGCATGGAAAGGCCACTTCCAAGGCTACTGTCTGTGTCAGGA GGCCACTAGGGGGAGGAGAGCTATCCCATCTGCCAGGATTAG TTCCTCTTGGCGGCATTCATCCCAGTAAGCTTGAGGTAACCATGCTAGCATCATTTGGAGTGACGTTTGGTACCGAGGGAGAGTCTGTTAGCTTGGTGGCCAACATGGTGGTGGTGCCTGATCTGCCAAACCTGCCACCCGAGGCCATGTGGTACAGAGACG ATACTTTGCTAATACCATCCAGGTGGGCTGAGATGTCTATTGGTGGTGGAGTCGCCAAGCTCACTCTTCCTCACCTGAACAAGGATGATGAGGGTCTTTACACGCTTCGCATTTGGACCAAGGATGGAACTGCAGAACACAGCGCTTACCTGTTTGTTAAAG ATGCCACTCCCACAGTGGCTGGGGCCCCTGGAGCCCCCATGGATGTTACAGTGACTGATGTCAACGCGGATTACGTCCTGGTCTCCTGGAAACCTCCAAACACCACCCATGAGGCTCCCATCACTGGATACTTTGTGGACAG acgtaagTCAGGAACTAAGGACTGGGTCCAGTGCAATGACTCCCCTGTGAAAGTGTGTAAGCTGCCCGTCCACGGCCTGACCGAGGGGGCTTCCTATCACTTCAGAGTGAGGGCTGTGAACAAAGATGGCATCAGTCTGCCTTCTAGGATGTCTTCTGGAGTGATCCCTGGTGAAGTGGAGAGTGATGTGCAAG TGATTAAAATCGAAGGGAAATATGACATTGCGATTCGACAGGAGGATCTACAAGGAG TGTATGTAACAATACCAGATCCACCCACCAATGTGCATGctacagaaataaacaaaacatacattgttCTGAGCTGGACACCACCTAGCCCTCGTGGACGGGCACCTGTGTGGTACCTCATTGAGAAG TGTGTAGGTGACAGTCACATCTGGCAGAGAGTCAACACTGCAGTGCAGCTACGATCTCCCCGTTACCCTGTTTACGATATGGAGGACAAGAAATCTTACCGTTTCCGCGTAATCACTGTCAACAAGTATGGCTCAAGTGAGCCATCAGAGCCCACAGCACCCATCGAAAAGGTGGACCCTTATG GTGTTGTTTCGAACATTG GTGTCCCCTCTGCCCCAGGACAGGTGATTGCTTCCAGAAACAccaaaacatctgcttttgtGCAGTGGGAGGCCCCAAAACATGCCACCAACCTCATGGGTTACTATGTGGATGCCTCTCTGGTTGGCTCCAAGAAGTGGTTCCCTTGCAACCACAGGCCTTACAAACACACCAG GTTTGTGGTCCATGGTTTGGTCCCAGGAGATACTTACGTGTTTCGTGTGCAAGCCGTGAATGCTTATGGTTTGAGTGAAGAATCACAGGAATCTGCTCCTCTCTTCATTGATGCTGCTCTTT TTGGGGCAGTGGAGTATG CTACTCCCTCCGCCCCATACGGCATCTCTTTGCTGAACTGTAATGGATCCTCCATGACCCTGGCCTGGAAACGCCCCAAAAACACGGGCGGCTCTAAGATCACGTCATACTACCTGGACAAGCGCGAGGCTGGAAAAGTGGACTGGAAGGAGGTTAGCCCCAATCCGGCTGCCCACAGGACCTTCACG GTGGAGAATCTGACTGCTGGAGTTTTCTATGAGTTCAAGGTTCAGGCTGCTAACTTGGCTGGAGTTGGCCTGCCATCTGAGCCTAGCAGAGCTTTTGCCTGTGAGGCCTGGACAATGGCTGAACCAG GCCCAGCATATGACATTAGTTTCTGGGAGGTACGTGATACCTCCATCCTGGTGCAGTGGAAGGCTCCTGTGTACGCCGGAGATGCTCCCATCACTGGCTACTTTTTGGACATGGCTAAAAAGGGCTCATCAGATTTTGTTGCTGTTAATGCTGAGCCAATTGCGCGTTGTTATTTGAAG GTGGCTGGACTAGAGACTGGAGCGTCGTATGTGTTCAGAGTGCGGGCTGTGAATGTTAAAGGTGTTGGAAAAGCCTCAGATGTGTCCGATCCTGTGTGTGCAAAAGCGCTGCCAG gtaCAAAGGAGATTGTATGTGGTGTGGATGAAGAGACAGGAGACATTTTCTTGAACTTTGAAGCTTGTGAAGTTTCTGAGACCTCTAAGTTCACATGGTCCAAGTCCTACAAAGAAATCACTGAATCAAACAGGGTCTCCATCACATCCTCTGGAAGACA CTCTAAGCTGACTTTTGTAAACGCTGAAAAGGAGGATTTGGGCATCTACTCTGTCGCAGTGAGCGATACAGATGGAGTTTCATCCAGTTACTCTGTCAATGAAGAAG agCTCAAAAAAATGCTTGAGCTGAGCTACAACATCAAACATCCCA ttgttcCACTGAAAACGGAGCTGAACTATGAGATTCTGGAGAAGGGTCACGTGCGTTTCTGGGTTCAGGCTCTGAAGTTGTCCTCCTCTGTCAACTACAGATTCGTTGTGAATGATAAAGCCATCACAAGTTCTGAG GGTTACAAAATCAGCCATGATGCTGCTACTGGAATCATCCAGATGACTATTGAGCACTTCACCAGGGCCAATGAAGGCACTTACACTGTTCAGATCCAAGATGGCAAGGCCAAGAGCCAAAGCTCACTGGTTCTTGTGGGAGACG CATTCAAAGTTGCTCTGAAGGAAGCAGACTTCCAAAGAAAAGAGCACATCAGAAAACAAG GCCCTCACTTCTCAGAGTATCTGTCTTTCCATGTGACTGATGACTGCACAGTGATGCTTGTCTGCAAG CTGGCCAATGTGAAAAAAGAGACGACATTTACCTGGTTTAAAGAAGATGAAGAAATTACCGTTGATGTTGCACCAAACCCGATGTCTGGATCTTGCTCTCTTCCAATCCCCATG TTCTCCAGGAAAGACCAAGGAGTTTACAAAGCTGTACTGGGTGATGACCGTGGAAAGGACACCTCTGTCTATGATATTTCTGGCAAAG tgtttgAGGATATCATCAATGCCATCGCCAGTATTGCTG GTTCCTCTGCCTCTGACTTGGTTCTTCAGTGCACACCAGAGGGTATCAGACTGCAATGCTACATGAAGTACTACACAGAGGAGATGAAAACTAGCTGGTTTCATAG AGAGAGTAAGATTTCTTCCTCTGAGAAGATGAGAATCGGAGGCACATCTGAGATGGCCTGGATGCAGATCTGTGAGCCCACAGATAAGGAAAAGGGTCATTATACCATTGAGATCCATGatggaaaaaaatcacactCTCGCACCTTTGACCTGTCTGGACAAG CATACACTGATGCCTATGCAGAATTCCAAAGACTTAA aGCTGCTGCCTTTGCTGAGAAGA ACCGTGGAAGAGTGCTAGGTGGCCTGCCAGATGTTGTCACCATTATGGAAAAGAAG AGCCTGAGTCTAACTTGCACAGTGTGGGGTGACCCCAACCCAGAGGTCACCTGGTTTAAGAATGAGCAGGAAGTTGTGTCCGACGACCGCTACAAGATCACCTTCGAGGGTGGCAAGTTCGCCAGCCTCACTATCAAAAATGTGTACGTGGAAGATTCTGGAAAGTACAGCATCAATGTGCGGAACAAGTACGGAGGTGAATTCGTGGAGATCACAGTCAGCGTCTACAAACAAGGCGAAGAAATCCCTGAGCCCAAACTGGGACAGATGGCCAAGCCCGTTGTTACCCCCAAGCCAGCTACACCCGCTCCACAGCCCGCGAAGACCCCGACTCCTCAAACTCCAACGCCCTCCGTGAAGTCCCCAACCCCTACTCCACCTTCCTCTGTGAAATCTCCCACTCCAACTCCAGCTCCTAAATCACCCACCCCACCCAGATCCATGAGATCCCCCACCCCGCCAAGATCCATGAGATCCCCTACCCCAACtaagaagtaa
- the lgsn gene encoding lengsin, with the protein MQESEESRDMEEIPDQVDGGNMSTGKKGADSREKRLSSSEWDRKGTSLPLVPSNVPIPGPTNDPIIISIGPPHRCASVSSESQYQGLSREDDYTNRHGWRRENVQYYPSTAEGGVPKQTMDELKSVLRESTLLGAKGQDERRSYPPGQRVDCKPDQMPSKSFSTFKPLSEARRPSRLREGSSGWDSGGSSTTDGPPGRSSGMSSPTAETSHWEEAGTSHSDKESSQALSFASQSFISDVERIKQQIARENITFVRFEATDLHGVSRSKTVPARFFHEKAVYGIPMPRSYLELTLSPKVNEVDHPSAANFSSDILLVADLSTFQILPWADQTARLICDPCTITGVPLRTSPRLIAKQMLGQLQSMGFSLHSSFTYECCIFGAPERVGPKAVFFPATTLLSNYDLPFLQQLVRGMYYMGVDVESFSSANGPGQMEICFKPRFGIDAADSAFTFRTGIKEMARKFDYIATFFTDDNINNSGLLSHSLWDASGRKSLFHSGNGELSEIGRKWLSGLLHHSAALSCLLAPGIGCRNQLSKGKKNSKNLLYATCGCNDNSCAFNVKVHGGRETHIDNKLGSAMANPYVALAATIAAGLDGIRRNLNTEQVLSKAPGQQKQFPIPVKLDDALVALAEDSVIRGALGEPFVQYFIAMKHVEIETQEHDADKNKGLEYFI; encoded by the exons atgcAGGAATCAGAGGAATCCAGAGATATG GAAGAAATTCCAGACCAGGTGGATGGAGGAAATATGAGTACAGGAAAAAAGGGTGCGGATTCACGAGAGAAGCGTCTTTCTTCCTCTGAATGGGACAGAAAAGGGACATCTCTACCCTTAGTACCATCAAACGTACCAATTCCAGGCCCCACAAACGACCCCATCATTATTTCCATCGGCCCTCCACATCGTTGTGCCTCTGTTTCCAGTGAGTCCCAGTACCAGGGTCTCTCAAGAGAAGACGACTACACCAACAGACATGGATGGAGAAGGGAGAACGTGCAATATTACCCATCAACTGCTGAGGGTGGCGTCCCCAAACAAACAATGGATGAACTTAAAAGCGTGTTGCGCGAGAGCACCCTACTCGGTGCAAAAGGCCAAGATGAAAGAAGAAGCTACCCTCCGGGTCAAAGAGTGGACTGTAAACCAGACCAGATGCCATCTAAGAGTTTCAGCACCTTCAAGCCCCTTTCAGAAGCTAGGAGACCATCCAGACTAAGAGAAGGAAGTTCTGGCTGGGATTCTGGCGGGTCTTCGACGACCGATGGACCTCCAGGGAGGTCCTCTGGTATGAGTTCACCCACTGCTGAGACATCCCACTGGGAAGAAGCTGGCACGTCACACTCAG ACAAGGAGAGCTCACAGGCACTCTCTTTTGCATCTCAAAGCTTCATTTCTGACGTTGAGCGCATAAAACAGCAAATTGCCCGGGAAAACATAACCTTTGTTCGCTTTGAGGCCACTGATCTTCATGGCGTGTCCCGATCCAAGACAGTTCCGGCTCGATTCTTTCAt GAAAAAGCGGTATATGGCATCCCTATGCCGAGAAGCTACCTGGAGTTAACCCTAAGCCCCAAAGTCAACGAAGTTGATCATCCGAGCGCAGCCAACTTCAGCAGTGATATCCTCCTGGTTGCAGATCTCTCCACGTTCCAAATCCTTCCCTGGGCGGACCAGACCGCTCGTCTTATCTGTGACCCATGCACGATCACCGGAGTGCCACTGCGAACATCACCCCGCCTCATAGCCAAGCAGATGCTTGGCCAGCTCCAGAGCATGGGCTTCTCTCTCCACTCGTCCTTCACCTACGAGTGCTGTATCTTTGGAGCCCCTGAACGAGTGGGACCCAAAGCTGTGTTCTTTCCTGCCACCACTCTGTTGAGCAACTACGACCTACCCTTCCTCCAGCAGCTAGTCAGGGGGATGTACTACATGGGAGTAGACGTCGAAAGCTTCTCATCTGCAAACGGACCAGGACAGATGGAGATTTGCTTCAAACCACGATTTGGAATCGACGCCGCCGATAGCGCCTTCACCTTCCGCACAGGAATCAAAGAGATGGCCAGGAAGTTTGACTACATCGCTACCTTTTTCACAGATGACAACATTAACAATTCCGGGTTGCTCTCCCATAGCCTTTGGGATGCCAGTGGCAGAAAAAGCCTTTTCCACTCAGGCAACGGAGAACTTTCGGAGATTGGCAGAAAGTGGCTTTCGGGTCTTCTCCATCACTCGGCCGCTCTGAGCTGCCTCTTGGCTCCAGGGATCGGCTGTCGAAACCAGCTTTCCAAAGGCAAGAAAAATTCCAAGAACCTTCTTTACGCCACATGCGGCTGCAATGACAACAGCTGCGCCTTTAATGTAAAGGTTCATGGTGGACGGGAGACTCACATCGATAACAAGCTGGGTTCAGCAATGGCCAACCCTTACGTTGCGTTGGCGGCCACAATAGCAGCAGGACTGGACGGTATTAGGCGTAATCTGAATACCGAACAGGTTCTAAGCAAAGCTCCAGGTCAGCAGAAACAATTTCCAATTCCTGTTAAACTGGATGATGCTTTAGTGGCTCTGGCAGAGGACAGTGTGATTCGTGGTGCGCTGGGAGAGCCTTTCGTGCAGTATTTTATTGCCATGAAGCATGTAGAGATTGAGACCCAAGAGCACGATGCCGACAAGAACAAGGGACttgagtattttatttaa